A window from Salvia miltiorrhiza cultivar Shanhuang (shh) chromosome 2, IMPLAD_Smil_shh, whole genome shotgun sequence encodes these proteins:
- the LOC131010041 gene encoding uncharacterized protein LOC131010041 has translation MEKQGSGSLELQCVGKLEIARPKPVGFLCGSIPVTTDEAFHDFSSAALVPSPNTVSAPRYRMIPTETDLNALPLLSSIPERVLPVAATQARTNGDSSWQGAPITSSLARKGEALAVTGLTEYGDEIDVIAPADILKQLFKIPYSKARVSIAVHRVGQTLVLNSGPDTEEGEKLIRRQNHQPKCVDQSLFLNFAMHSVRMEACDCPPSHNTSMDEQFKSSIYTDECISSEGSLGSSNHPTQGHAPGRQREGIVQEDKYAHQEEFPSGGKEDDVFWGKKNNKRHKGSEALKKVSEVKEKPRCPVQESEKYRKVGADDFLRILFWQFHNFRMLLGSDLLIFSNEKFAAVSLHLWDVSRKVTPLTWLEAWLDNFMASVPELAICYHENGVVQGYELLKTDDIFLLKGVSDDGTPAFHPHVVQQNGLSVMRFLEENCKQDPGAYWLYKSAGEDVIQLFDLSVIPKNHSADNCHDGTGSLPSLIYGRRSDSVLSLGTLLYRIAHRLSLSMSSNNRARCASFFQKCLSFLDEPDHLVVRALAHEQFARLLLTYNEEFELTSAVPPVKSEVIISDAEEESVEFISGISTSSIQDIVYPPVSAVEKLENAGSLQHVEQEKTSQKSFGQEISSGMPEVVDMTAGSRNASDVDSYDFAASNLLKKTEDLVQTVSDPLSSKLAAIHHVSQAIKSLRWTRQLQTARQDLNLENEVEDDLSSSMDFSVCACGDSDCIEVCDIREWLPTSKIDDKLWKLVLLLGESYLALGQVYKDDGQLYQALKVVELACLVYGSMPQDTGFISSMVCSSFTQNDGKSENVKSGMNSDVLLSSNYLFWSKAWTLVGDVHVDFYLKKGQDVSSQREVKECTTSLKISSEVLKEVVRLKKKIGQFTENCRSCSLVNCSCQSDRASSGSSASSSARDAYPSAYGRKQSKKPYGRNSLYTHTGDSNNHVSQKMGLKKTYGAEHIKHQNSGTCEDSRNENFRISDAMEEMNLKTASSETDDVSKEKDNARCVEETHPEAISKGKSAAKRGGIFKFLRGSVSGDADYNLSGALSCYEEALKAMGRLPPSSTELQSVLKKKGWVCNELGRNRLERKDLSKAETAFAKAIDAFREVEDHTNVILINCNLGHGRRALAEDMVSKVESLKKHAMFQNAYLQALETAKLQYREALRYYGAAKTELNAFVEKVGPLSSSVKNEVNTQFAHTYLKLGMLLARENTVAEVYENGVLEDCSSSSTSQSQIEHRKHEISANDAIREALAVYESLGEVRWQEAAYAHFQLASYQRDCILRFMESDQKKNTLNKVESSVVQKVKQYAALAERNWQKSIDFYGPKTHATMFLTILIDRSALSFSLSSYLHSSTMLESALTRLLEGRHASESTSLRDQTPELCVKFWSQLQTVLKSMLATARSARANKNSVNTQQTPSKSSDVKKLSELYKISLKSPDFGQLNKMHSLWTA, from the exons ATGGAGAAGCAAGGATCAGGCTCGCTGGAATTACAATGCGTCGGAAAACTGGAAATCGCGCGGCCGAAGCCTGTCGGTTTTCTCTGCGGCTCAATTCCCGTGACCACTGATGAGGCTTTTCACGATTTTAGCTCCGCCGCGCTAGTTCCGTCTCCGAATAC GGTAAGCGCTCCAAGGTATCGGATGATTCCAACAGAAACTGATCTGAATGCGCTCCCTTTACTATCAAGTATTCCTGAAAGAGTGCTACCAGTTGCAGCCACACAGGCAAGAACAAATGGAG ATTCATCCTGGCAAGGTGCGCCTATTACGTCTAGTCTTGCAAGGAAAGGGGAAGCACTTGCTGTAACTGGCTTAACAGAATATGGAGATGAGATAGATGTGATAGCCCCAGCTGATATTCTAAAACAACTTTTTAAGATACCATACTCCAAGGCTCGAGTCTCAATTGCAGTTCACCGTGTTGGACAGACACTCGTCCTGAATAGCGG GCCTGATACTGAAGAGGGAGAAAAACTTATCCGAAGGCAAAACCATCAGCCAAAATGTGTAGATCAGTCCTTGTTTTTGAACTTTGCTATGCATTCAGTAAGAATGGAGGCTTGTGATTGCCCTCCGAGTCATAACACTTCAATGGATGAGCAGTTTAAATCATCTATTTACACTGATGAATGCATATCAAGTGAAGGGTCGCTTGGATCCTCAAACCATCCGACGCAAGGGCATGCTCCGGGTAGGCAGCGTGAAGGCATTGTTCAAGAAGACAAATATGCCCATCAAGAAGAGTTCCCCTCTGGTGGAAAGGAGGATGATGTTTTCTGGgggaagaaaaataataaaagacataAAGGTAGTGAAGCTTTAAAGAAGGTCTCAGAAGTCAAAGAAAAGCCAAGATGCCCAGTTCAAGAATCTGAAAAGTACAGAAAAGTTGGTGCAGATGATTTTCTAAGGATTCTATTCTGGCAGTTCCATAATTTTCGTATGCTTTTGGGTAGTGACTTGCTAATCTTTAGTAATGAAAAGTTCGCAGCCGTGAGTTTGCATTTGTGGGATGTTTCACGGAAG GTCACTCCATTGACCTGGCTTGAGGCATGGTTGGACAACTTTATGGCTAGTGTTCCTGAATTGGCCATCTGCTATCACGAGAATGGTGTCGTTCAGGGATACGAGCTTTTAAAAACTGATGATATTTTTCTACTGAAAGGTGTATCTGATGATGGAACTCCTGCTTTTCATCCTCATGTTGTCCAGCAAAATGGTCTTTCTGTTATGAGGTTCCTTGAGGAAAACTGCAAGCAAGACCCTGGGGCTTACTGG CTATATAAAAGTGCTGGAGAAGATGTCATACAGCTGTTTGATCTTTCTGTCATTCCTAAAAACCATTCTGCTGATAATTGTCATGATGGTACTGGCTCTTTGCCATCTTTGATTTATGGAAGGAGAAGTGATTCTGTTCTCTCCCTGGGCACCCTACTTTACCGAATTGCACATAGACTATCACTCTCAATG TCTTCTAATAACAGGGCAAGATGCGCAAGCTTTTTTCAAAAGTGTCTTAGTTTCTTGGACGAACCAGATCATCTA GTGGTACGAGCACTTGCTCATGAACAATTTGCAAGGCTCCTCTTGACCTACAATGAAGAGTTTGAGTTAACATCTGCAGTGCCTCCGGTAAAGTCAGAAGTTATTATTTCTGATGCTGAAGAAGAGTCAGTGGAGTTTATAAGTGGCATTTCAACATCAAGTATTCAAGATATTGTCTATCCGCCTGTTAGTGCAGTCGAAAAGCTTGAAAATGCAGGATCTCTACAACATGTGGAACAAGAAAAGACTTCTCAGAAGTCATTTGGCCAAGAGATATCATCTGGAATGCCTGAAGTAGTAGATATGACAGCAGGAAGTAGGAATGCTTCAGATGTTGATAGCTATGATTTTGCTGCCTCTAATTTGCTGAAAAAAACCGAAGATCTTGTCCAGACTGTTTCTGATCCACTATCCTCTAAACTTGCCGCTATACATCATGTTTCTCAAGCCATCAAGTCACTCAGATGGACAAGGCAACTTCAGACTGCCAGGCAAGATCTGAACCTTGAAAATGAAGTTGAAGATGATCTGTCTTCGTCAATGGATTTCTCTGTCTGTGCTTGTGGAGACTCTGATTGTATTGAAGTTTGTGATATTAGGGAGTGGCTCCCCACATCAAAAATAGATGATAAATTGTGGAAACTTGTTCTATTGTTGGGGGAATCTTATTTGGCACTTGGTCAAGTTTATAAAGATGATGGCCAACTGTATCAGGCTTTGAAGGTTGTAGAGTTGGCTTGTTTGGTCTATGGATCAATGCCTCAAGACACAGGATTCATTTCTTCCATGGTTTGTAGTTCATTCACCCAGAATGATGGCAAAAGTGAAAATGTAAAGTCTGGTATGAATAGTGATGTTCTTTTGTCTTCTAATTACCTCTTCTGGTCTAAAGCTTGGACTCTGGTGGGGGACGTACACGTTGACTTTTATTTGAAGAAAGGTCAAGATGTCTCAAGCCAAAGAGAAGTGAAAGAATGCACGACGAGCTTGAAAATATCATCTGAAGTATTGAAGGAGGTTGTAAGACTGAAGAAGAAGATTGGGCAATTTACCGAAAACTGCCGTTCTTGTTCTTTGGTGAACTGCAGCTGCCAGAGTGACAGGGCCAGTAGCGGCAGCAGCGCCAGCAGCAGTGCTCGGGATGCATACCCATCTGCTTATGGTAGAAAGCAGAGCAAGAAACCGTATGGCAGAAACAGCCTCTATACACATACTGGGGACAGCAATAATCATGTTTCTCAGAAAATGGGCCTGAAAAAAACTTATGGAGCCGAACATATAAAGCATCAGAACAGTGGTACCTGTGAAGATAGCAGGAATGAAAATTTTAGGATTTCAGATGCAATGGAGGAGATGAATTTGAAAactgccagctctgaaacagaTGATGTTTCTAAAGAAAAAGATAATGCAAGGTGTGTAGAAGAAACTCATCCAGAAGCTATTTCCAAAGGAAAGTCTGCAGCTAAACGTGGTGGTATATTTAAATTCTTGCGAGGTTCTGTGAGTGGAGATGCAGACTATAATCTGTCTGGTGCACTAAGCTGTTATGAAGAGGCTCTCAAAGCTATGGGTAGGCTTCCTCCTAGTTCAACCGAATTACAATCAGTACTTAAAAAGAAAGGATGGGTGTGCAATGAATTAGGGAGAAACAGGCTCGAAAGGAAGGATTTGAGCAAAGCTGAAACTGCTTTTGCCAAGGCAATAGATGCATTTAGAGAAGTAGAGGATCACACCAATGTCATCCTGATCAACTGTAACTTGGGCCACGGACGACGCGCATTAGCAGAAGATATGGTATCAAAAGTTGAAAGTCTCAAGAAACATGCCATGTTCCAAAATGCATATTTGCAGGCACTCGAGACTGCCAAATTACAGTACAGGGAAGCACTCAGGTACTACGGAGCTGCCAAAACAGAGCTAAATGCTTTTGTTGAAAAAGTGGGTCCTCTATCCAGCAGTGTGAAAAATGAAGTGAACACACAGTTTGCACATACGTATCTGAAACTTGGTATGCTACTAGCAAGGGAAAATACTGTCGCCGAGGTTTATGAAAATGGTGTTCTGGAAGATTGCTCTAGTTCTTCAACCAGTCAATCTCAAATTGAACACAGGAAGCATGAAATATCAGCAAATGATGCAATCCGGGAGGCCTTGGCTGTCTATGAGTCACTCGGTGAGGTGAGGTGGCAAGAGGCTGCATATGCTCATTTTCAACTTGCTTCTTATCAAAGGGATTGCATTTTGAGGTTTATGGAGTCTGATCAAAAGAAAAACACTTTAAATAAAGTTGAAAGCAGTGTTGTTCAAAAGGTAAAGCAGTATGCTGCCCTGGCAGAAAGGAATTGGCAAAAATCCATTGATTTCTATGGGCCAAAAACACACGCCACTATGTTCTTGACTATCCTTATTGATAGATCAGCTTTGTCGTTTAGCCTTTCAAGTTACCTTCACTCAAGCACG